One stretch of Rhodoferax lithotrophicus DNA includes these proteins:
- the ybaL gene encoding YbaL family putative K(+) efflux transporter has protein sequence MHHSVSLITTLAAGFGLALLFGFIAAKLKLPALVGYLLAGIAIGPATPGFVADGQIASQLAEVGVMLLMFGVGLHFSIDDLLAVRKIALPGAVFQMMVATALGTGVASLWGWSIGAALVFGISLSVASTVVLLKALESQGLTDGADGRIAVGWLIVEDLAMVLVLVLLPTLAPMLGGSAIPLGQSMSMTILITLAQVGGFVAFMLMVGRRLFPWILWQITKTGSRELFTLCVVAAAVSIAYGSSALFGVSFALGAFFSGMVLRESEFSARAAQETLPLQDAFAVLFFVSVGMLFDPMVMVEQPWHVLATVAVIVIGKSLAAVALVLILRYPARTALVVAASLAQVGEFSFILAGLGMTLGLLPKEGNSLILAGALISIALNPLVFSAVAPLLKWLTRHPMLAARLMPGANPLAELPLTTDAKYLANQVVLVGWGRVGKLITTALTEQGIPYVVADANRESVELLRAQGIPAVWGDATEPEVLIQAHVRDARALVIATPDTIQVRKMVETARALNPPISVVVRSHNVDEAKRLEEDGTGTIFVGENELAKSMTGFITQLVTTAGHKHG, from the coding sequence AAACTCCCTGCGTTGGTGGGATATTTGCTTGCTGGTATCGCCATCGGGCCAGCCACCCCCGGCTTTGTTGCAGATGGACAGATTGCATCCCAGTTGGCCGAAGTGGGGGTGATGCTGTTGATGTTCGGTGTCGGGCTGCATTTCTCGATTGATGACCTGTTGGCCGTTCGCAAAATTGCCTTGCCCGGTGCGGTGTTTCAGATGATGGTTGCCACCGCCTTGGGTACCGGAGTTGCGTCCTTATGGGGATGGTCCATAGGTGCAGCGCTTGTTTTTGGCATTTCGTTGTCTGTCGCAAGCACGGTTGTCCTGCTGAAAGCACTGGAGAGCCAGGGGTTGACCGATGGAGCCGACGGACGCATTGCCGTCGGCTGGCTGATTGTTGAAGATTTGGCGATGGTGTTGGTACTGGTTCTTTTGCCTACCCTGGCACCGATGCTGGGGGGCAGCGCCATACCCCTTGGTCAGAGCATGTCGATGACCATCCTCATCACTCTGGCGCAAGTTGGTGGGTTCGTCGCTTTCATGCTGATGGTTGGACGGCGTCTGTTTCCCTGGATACTTTGGCAGATCACCAAGACGGGTTCACGCGAACTTTTTACCCTGTGTGTGGTCGCTGCCGCCGTCAGTATTGCTTACGGCTCATCGGCCCTGTTTGGCGTTTCGTTTGCGCTTGGGGCGTTTTTTTCTGGCATGGTGCTGCGTGAATCGGAGTTCAGCGCCAGGGCGGCACAGGAGACACTTCCCCTGCAGGATGCCTTTGCCGTGCTGTTTTTTGTGTCGGTGGGCATGTTGTTTGACCCGATGGTCATGGTTGAGCAGCCTTGGCATGTGCTTGCCACGGTGGCGGTCATCGTCATTGGCAAGTCTTTGGCGGCTGTAGCGCTGGTGCTGATCTTGCGATACCCCGCCAGAACGGCGCTGGTGGTTGCGGCCAGCCTTGCACAAGTGGGGGAGTTTTCCTTTATTTTGGCGGGGCTGGGTATGACGCTGGGCCTGCTGCCCAAAGAGGGCAACAGCCTCATCCTCGCCGGTGCCCTGATTTCGATTGCGCTGAATCCTCTGGTGTTCAGTGCCGTGGCACCTTTGCTGAAGTGGCTCACACGCCATCCGATGCTTGCAGCACGGCTCATGCCTGGGGCCAATCCGCTAGCCGAGTTACCGCTGACAACCGATGCCAAATACCTGGCCAATCAGGTGGTGCTGGTGGGCTGGGGCAGAGTTGGCAAACTCATTACCACGGCCTTAACCGAACAAGGCATTCCGTACGTGGTTGCCGACGCTAATCGGGAATCCGTCGAATTGTTGCGCGCCCAAGGCATTCCTGCTGTGTGGGGAGATGCCACAGAACCCGAGGTGTTGATTCAGGCACATGTACGTGATGCCAGGGCACTTGTCATTGCCACCCCTGACACCATCCAGGTCCGCAAGATGGTCGAAACGGCTCGGGCTCTGAATCCCCCTATCAGCGTGGTGGTTCGAAGTCATAACGTTGATGAGGCAAAACGGCTGGAGGAAGACGGCACTGGCACCATTTTTGTTGGCGAGAATGAGCTTGCCAAATCCATGACTGGATTTATTACGCAGCTTGTGACCACGGCCGGACACAAACATGGCTGA
- a CDS encoding Rrf2 family transcriptional regulator produces the protein MRLGTKGRFAVTAMIDVALREAFGPVPLNDVAARQHISLSYLEQLFSKLRLRGLVISIRGPGGGYSLGARMEGITVADILCAVEDEPPKTKPQDDSSAQDMTQDLWDAMNAKVLHFTQSVTLKSLVLDQLAMGTKIEQKPLPNRGVFKRPVQPAIRPNVPNSVFALGRISRMQG, from the coding sequence ATGCGTTTAGGGACCAAAGGCCGTTTTGCAGTCACGGCCATGATTGATGTTGCTTTGCGTGAAGCGTTCGGGCCGGTACCGCTGAATGATGTGGCGGCGCGCCAGCATATTTCGCTGTCCTACCTTGAGCAGTTGTTCAGCAAGCTGCGCCTGCGGGGACTGGTCATCAGCATCCGCGGTCCGGGTGGTGGCTATTCGCTGGGGGCGCGGATGGAGGGCATCACGGTGGCAGACATCCTGTGCGCTGTTGAAGACGAGCCACCCAAGACAAAACCACAAGACGATTCATCCGCACAAGATATGACGCAAGATCTGTGGGATGCCATGAACGCCAAGGTGCTTCATTTCACGCAGTCGGTCACACTGAAGAGTCTGGTACTTGACCAGTTGGCCATGGGAACCAAGATTGAGCAAAAACCTTTACCCAACCGGGGGGTGTTCAAGCGACCAGTTCAGCCCGCTATCCGGCCGAATGTGCCCAACTCGGTGTTTGCACTGGGGCGAATTTCACGGATGCAGGGTTAA